The window CCACGGACCGGAGCACCTGTACCGGGCCATGCTGGAGAGCGTGGCCTACGAGTACGCCATCTATCTCGAGATCGCCCGGGAACGATCGGGCGTGGAACGGCTCCGGGAGGTCCGGGTGGTGGGAGGGGGAGCGCGCAGCGATCTCTGGAACCAGATCAAGTGCGACGTCCTCGGCGTACCGTACGCCCGGCTGAACCGAACGGAGGCCGCGGCGCTGGGAAGCGCCCTCCTGGCGGGCTATGCGGTGGGCGTGTTCCGGGACTGGCAGGAGGCGGTGGGACGGTTCACCTGGCCCGTCCAGCGCTACACGCCCGACCGGGAGAACCACGCCCGCTACCGCGCCGCCGCCACCGCGTACCGGGCCGTGGTGGAGGACCGGGCCTTCTGGACGAGGATCGCGGGAACGGATGCCCCGGGGGCCATCACCGATTAAAGACCTCCGGGTTCACCACATGTGGCGGGCGCTCCCCCCGGAGAACCCTGAGGACCTGCTCCGCGGCCAACCGGGCGGCCCGCGCGGCAGCTTCCCAGGTGTGCCCTCCGATGTGGGACGTGAGGACGACGTTGGGGGCCTCCAGGAGCGGAGAGTGAAGGGGTGGCTCCTCCTCGAAGACGTCGCACGCGGCCCCCGCGATCCAGCCTTCCCGAAGGGCCCGCGCCAGGGCGGCCTCGTCCACCACACCTCCCCGGGAGGCGTTGATCAGGTAGGCGGTCGGCTTCATCCGACGCAGCTCCTCCACCCCCACCAGGTGTCTGGTTTCCGGGAGGAGGGGAACGTGCAGGGTGAGGAAGTCCGCGCTCTCGATCACCTCCAGAAAGGGGACCAGGGTGGCGCCCAGCCCGCGCGCCACCTCCGGATCTACCCAGGGATCGAAGGCCACCACCCGCATCCCGAACCCCACCCCGCGCCGGGCCACCGCCTGCCCGATGTGACCAAACCCCACCACGCCCAGGCACTTCCCGGAGAGCTCCACCCCAAACGGCCGGATCCAGCGGCCCTCGCGCACCCAACGGTCCACCTCCAGGATCCGGCGGGCGAGGACGATCATCACTCCGAACACCAGCTCCGCCACCGCCTCCGCGTTCAGTCCCGGCGTGTTGGTCACCACCACTCCCAGGTCCGTGGCGGCCCGGAGGTCGATGGTGTCCACCCCTACGCCCACGCGGGCGATCACGCGGAGGCGGGGAGCCCCCTTTTGCAGGGCCCGCGGGCCGATGCGGTCCACGCCCGCGATGATCCCATCCACCTCACCCAGGAGGTCCGCGAGCTCTTCCTCCTCCAGGGGCCGATCCCTCGAAGCCCGGAGGAGATGCACGCCGGCCTCTTCCAACCTCCGGACGGCCTCGGGCGCGGCTTCCAGGAAGGACCGGGAGGTCACCAGGACGCGCCACGCACCCATGTCGAACCTCCGCTGGGGAGATTCCGCTTGTCTCCAGCGTAGGGAGGAGGGGATGGGATGGCAACCGTGGCCGTGGTGGGCAGCCTCATCACAGACCTTCACTGTGCTGACCCCGCGACTGCCCGTGCGGAGCGAGAACCTCCTCGCGTACCGACTGCACATTTCTCGTGGTCATCGGGGCGAACGACCACCTCCTTCCGGACCACGTCACGCGCGCTCGAACCTCACCAGGCCCATCTCGACGCGCTCCTCGTGGACTTCGAGATCCCCGCGGTCACCGCCCGGGCCACGGTGGATCTGGGGCACGCGTACGGAGTCCCCGTGATCGTGGACGCCGCCCCTCCCCGACCCTACGGCTCCAAGGTCTGGGGCGCCGGCACCATCCTTTCGTCCAATCGCCTGGAACTCTCCACGCAGCACGTTCCCACCTTCTCCGTCCCTGTGGTGGACACCACGGGAGCCGGAGACGCCTTCATGGGGGGCCTTACAGTGGCCGTGGCGTAGGGAGCGCCCCTCCCTGAGGCCGTGCGGTTCGCCAACGCCGCGGGCGCCCTGGCCACCATCCGGGTGGGGACCCTCCCGTCATGCCCTACCGTCACGAGGTGGAGGCCTTGCTGCCCGAGGGTCAGCAGGAGTCCG is drawn from Armatimonadota bacterium and contains these coding sequences:
- a CDS encoding phosphoglycerate dehydrogenase: MGAWRVLVTSRSFLEAAPEAVRRLEEAGVHLLRASRDRPLEEEELADLLGEVDGIIAGVDRIGPRALQKGAPRLRVIARVGVGVDTIDLRAATDLGVVVTNTPGLNAEAVAELVFGVMIVLARRILEVDRWVREGRWIRPFGVELSGKCLGVVGFGHIGQAVARRGVGFGMRVVAFDPWVDPEVARGLGATLVPFLEVIESADFLTLHVPLLPETRHLVGVEELRRMKPTAYLINASRGGVVDEAALARALREGWIAGAACDVFEEEPPLHSPLLEAPNVVLTSHIGGHTWEAAARAARLAAEQVLRVLRGERPPHVVNPEVFNR
- a CDS encoding PfkB family carbohydrate kinase, translated to MATVAVVGSLITDLHCADPATARAEREPPRVPTAHFSWSSGRTTTSFRTTSRALEPHQAHLDALLVDFEIPAVTARATVDLGHAYGVPVIVDAAPPRPYGSKVWGAGTILSSNRLELSTQHVPTFSVPVVDTTGAGDAFMGGLTVAVA